One window of Magallana gigas chromosome 2, xbMagGiga1.1, whole genome shotgun sequence genomic DNA carries:
- the LOC105339818 gene encoding thioredoxin domain-containing protein 3 homolog isoform X17: protein MARRKQEAQLQQEIETQEEWEDMLSKEGLFVVDIYQEWSGPCSCLIANLRRLKNELGDDLLRFAAAKADTIDALEKYRGHCEPCFLFYAGGVLVAVVRGANSPKILRTITEQLQQEHKVIDGQSERKEIKDPYISQLESQEKLDEDDQEKEEEDDSAEAKSRSQSRFAKEGKKEITVCLIKPDAVAAGKVPEIIADIEAHGIEILKNEERHLTEEEVRSFYSHLQEEPFFDELVSFMTSGNSHVLVLTKGRTGENVISEFRDLIGPTAVEEAKEAKPESLRAKYGEKTFMNALHGSSSEDMAMRELAFFFPDYVAPPAEGKPKLQRTLALIRPDAFKNHKEDILATISEAGFKVAMQKEMQLTREMAEEFYKEHKGQDYFEELITRMTCGPVLALGLAREDAITGWRHMLGPTEVEKAKSEAPESLRAKFALEETKINMLHGSDSEETAKKELEFFFPMEQTVAVIKPDAVGTKDEIIDRIHESGFRIAAQKETNLTRELAEEFYAEHKGKEYYDDLVEHMTSGPTYIMVLSREDAVQGWRQVIGPTDPEKAKEENPDSLRAAYGKNILQNAVHGSSTAEHADVTVKKIFGDLKFAPDGTVIAEDVPEQQEKKGEEDTEAGEGKEPTNETNEPVLSEEPTEKTQQEEKKEEEPPKEDATKEESKPAEESKPAEEESKPAEESKPAEEESKPAEEPKPEESKPAEEAPKEEEKKPESPKPNEEQKAEEPKSEEAKTDDAKVEEAKAEESEPKTEQTESNEEQKPAEEGEKKEEEKKEEEKKEEAPAEQG from the exons ATGGCTAGGCGTAAGCAGGAAGCGCAGCTGCAGCAAGAAATTGAGACTCAGGAAGAATGGGAGGACATGCTCTCAAAAGAGGGCCTCTTTG TTGTTGATATCTACCAAGAATGGAGTGGACCCTGTTCTTGTCTTATCGCAAATCTTCGCCGATTAAAAAATGAACTCGGAGACGACCTCCTTCGTTTTGCTGCT GCTAAAGCAGACACCATTGATGCTCTGGAGAAGTATCGGGGACATTGTGAACCATGCTTTCTCTTCTATGCT ggaGGTGTTTTGGTAGCAGTAGTCAGGGGAGCTAACTCTCCCAAAATTCTGAGAACCATCACTGAACAGCTCCAACAAGAGCATAAAGTCATTGATGGACAGTCAGAGAGGAAGGAG ATAAAGGATCCTTACATTTCTCAGCTGGAATCTCAAGAAAAATTGGATGAGGATGATCAAGAGAAAGAGGAGGAAGATG ATTCTGCGGAAG CGAAAAGCCGTTCACAATCTCGGTTTGCCAAAG AGGGAAAGAAAGAGATCACCGTTTGTCTCATCAAGCCTGATGCTGTGGCCGCCGGAAAAGTGCCCGAGATCATTGCTGAT aTTGAGGCCCATGGCATCGAAATCCTGAAGAATGAAGAGCGCCACCTAACAGAGGAGGAAGTCAGGAGTTTCTACAGTCACCTGCAGGAGGAGCCATTCTTCGATGAACTGGTCAGCTTCATGACCAGTGGAAACTCCCACGTCCTGGTCCTGACGAAGGGAAGAACGGGAGAAAACGTCATCAGCGAGTTCAGGGATCTGATTGGTCCAACAGCGGTCGAGGAAGCTAAGGAGGCCAAGCCTGAGAG CTTGAGAGCCAAGTATGGTGAGAAGACATTCATGAACGCTCTTCATGGCAGCAGCTCAGAAGATATGGCAATGAG GGAATTAGCCTTCTTCTTCCCAGACTATGTTGCTCCACCTGCAGAAGGAAAGCCCAAACTTCAGAGAACATTGGCTCTTATTAGACCAGATGCCTTCAAGAACCATAAAG AGGATATCCTGGCAACTATTAGTGAAGCTGGCTTTAAGGTGGCCATGCAGAAGGAGATGCAGCTCACCAGAGAGATGGCTGAAGAGTTCTACAAGGAACACAAAGGCCAAGATTACTTCGAGGAACTCATCACAAGGATGACATG tggTCCTGTTTTGGCTCTTGGCCTGGCCAGAGAGGATGCCATCACAGGCTGGAGACACATGCTTGGACCCACTGAAGTAGAAAAAGCCAAATCGGAGGCACCAGAGAG TTTACGAGCAAAGTTTGCTCTTGAAGAAACCAAGATCAACATGTTGCACGGATCAGATTCAGAAGAGACAGCCAAGAAAGAATTGGAATTCTTCTTCCCAATGGAACAGACAGTTGCAGTCATTAAACCTGATGCTGTTGGAACAAAGG ATGAGATTATTGACAGAATCCATGAGTCTGGATTCAGGATTGCAGCACAAAAAGAAACGAATTTAACCCGAGAGCTGGCAGAAGAGTTCTATGCTGAGCACAAAGGAAAGGAATACTATGATGATTTAGTGGAACACATGACTAG TGGACCAACTTACATAATGGTGCTATCACGAGAGGATGCCGTCCAAGGATGGAGACAGGTCATTGGTCCAACTGACCCCGAAAAGGCTAAGGAAGAGAACCCAGACTC ATTACGTGCAGCTTACGGCAAAAATATTCTCCAAAATGCAGTTCATGGTAGCTCAACGGCTGAGCACGCGGACGTGACTGTGAAGAAGATATTTggtgatttaaaatttgcaccAGATGGTACTGTCATAG CTGAGGATGTCCCAGAGCAACAAGAGAAGAaag gtGAGGAGGATACAGAGGCAGGAGAAGGGAAGGAACCAACTAATGAGACCAATGAACCCGTTTTATCAGAAGAACCCACAGAAAAAACACAACAAG AAGAGAAGAAGGAAGAAGAACCACCAAAGGAAGATGCCACTAAGGAAGAGTCCAAACCAGCAGAAGAGTCCAAACCAGCAGAGGAAGAGTCCAAACCAGCAGAAGAGTCCAAACCAGCAGAGGAAGAGTCCAAACCAGCAGAAGAGCCTAAACCAGAGG AGTCCAAACCAGCAGAAGAAGCACCAAAGGAAGAAGAGAAAAAACCAG AATCACCAAAGCCTAATGAGGAACAAAAAG CTGAAGAACCTAAAAGTGAAGAGGCAAAAACTGATGACGCCAAAGTTGAGGAGGCTAAAGCAGAGGAAAGTGAACCAAAAACTGAACAAACTGAATCAAATGAGGAACAGAAGCCAG CTGAAGAAGGAGAGAAGAAAGAAGAAGAGAAGAAGGAGGAGGAAAAGAAGGAAGAAGCACCAGCTGAACAAG GTTGA
- the LOC105339818 gene encoding thioredoxin domain-containing protein 3 homolog isoform X6 encodes MARRKQEAQLQQEIETQEEWEDMLSKEGLFVVDIYQEWSGPCSCLIANLRRLKNELGDDLLRFAAAKADTIDALEKYRGHCEPCFLFYAGGVLVAVVRGANSPKILRTITEQLQQEHKVIDGQSERKEIKDPYISQLESQEKLDEDDQEKEEEDDSAEAKSRSQSRFAKEGKKEITVCLIKPDAVAAGKVPEIIADIEAHGIEILKNEERHLTEEEVRSFYSHLQEEPFFDELVSFMTSGNSHVLVLTKGRTGENVISEFRDLIGPTAVEEAKEAKPESLRAKYGEKTFMNALHGSSSEDMAMRELAFFFPDYVAPPAEGKPKLQRTLALIRPDAFKNHKEDILATISEAGFKVAMQKEMQLTREMAEEFYKEHKGQDYFEELITRMTCGPVLALGLAREDAITGWRHMLGPTEVEKAKSEAPESLRAKFALEETKINMLHGSDSEETAKKELEFFFPMEQTVAVIKPDAVGTKDEIIDRIHESGFRIAAQKETNLTRELAEEFYAEHKGKEYYDDLVEHMTSGPTYIMVLSREDAVQGWRQVIGPTDPEKAKEENPDSLRAAYGKNILQNAVHGSSTAEHADVTVKKIFGDLKFAPDGTVIAEDVPEQQEKKGEEDTEAGEGKEPTNETNEPVLSEEPTEKTQQEPVTTSNTEKEQTAPEVKEEEKKEEEPPKEDATKEESKPAEESKPAEEESKPAEESKPAEEESKPAEEPKPEESKPAEEAPKEEEKKPESPKPNEEQKAEEPKSEEAKTDDAKVEEAKAEESEPKTEQTESNEEQKPAEEGEKKEEEKKEEEKKEEAPAEQG; translated from the exons ATGGCTAGGCGTAAGCAGGAAGCGCAGCTGCAGCAAGAAATTGAGACTCAGGAAGAATGGGAGGACATGCTCTCAAAAGAGGGCCTCTTTG TTGTTGATATCTACCAAGAATGGAGTGGACCCTGTTCTTGTCTTATCGCAAATCTTCGCCGATTAAAAAATGAACTCGGAGACGACCTCCTTCGTTTTGCTGCT GCTAAAGCAGACACCATTGATGCTCTGGAGAAGTATCGGGGACATTGTGAACCATGCTTTCTCTTCTATGCT ggaGGTGTTTTGGTAGCAGTAGTCAGGGGAGCTAACTCTCCCAAAATTCTGAGAACCATCACTGAACAGCTCCAACAAGAGCATAAAGTCATTGATGGACAGTCAGAGAGGAAGGAG ATAAAGGATCCTTACATTTCTCAGCTGGAATCTCAAGAAAAATTGGATGAGGATGATCAAGAGAAAGAGGAGGAAGATG ATTCTGCGGAAG CGAAAAGCCGTTCACAATCTCGGTTTGCCAAAG AGGGAAAGAAAGAGATCACCGTTTGTCTCATCAAGCCTGATGCTGTGGCCGCCGGAAAAGTGCCCGAGATCATTGCTGAT aTTGAGGCCCATGGCATCGAAATCCTGAAGAATGAAGAGCGCCACCTAACAGAGGAGGAAGTCAGGAGTTTCTACAGTCACCTGCAGGAGGAGCCATTCTTCGATGAACTGGTCAGCTTCATGACCAGTGGAAACTCCCACGTCCTGGTCCTGACGAAGGGAAGAACGGGAGAAAACGTCATCAGCGAGTTCAGGGATCTGATTGGTCCAACAGCGGTCGAGGAAGCTAAGGAGGCCAAGCCTGAGAG CTTGAGAGCCAAGTATGGTGAGAAGACATTCATGAACGCTCTTCATGGCAGCAGCTCAGAAGATATGGCAATGAG GGAATTAGCCTTCTTCTTCCCAGACTATGTTGCTCCACCTGCAGAAGGAAAGCCCAAACTTCAGAGAACATTGGCTCTTATTAGACCAGATGCCTTCAAGAACCATAAAG AGGATATCCTGGCAACTATTAGTGAAGCTGGCTTTAAGGTGGCCATGCAGAAGGAGATGCAGCTCACCAGAGAGATGGCTGAAGAGTTCTACAAGGAACACAAAGGCCAAGATTACTTCGAGGAACTCATCACAAGGATGACATG tggTCCTGTTTTGGCTCTTGGCCTGGCCAGAGAGGATGCCATCACAGGCTGGAGACACATGCTTGGACCCACTGAAGTAGAAAAAGCCAAATCGGAGGCACCAGAGAG TTTACGAGCAAAGTTTGCTCTTGAAGAAACCAAGATCAACATGTTGCACGGATCAGATTCAGAAGAGACAGCCAAGAAAGAATTGGAATTCTTCTTCCCAATGGAACAGACAGTTGCAGTCATTAAACCTGATGCTGTTGGAACAAAGG ATGAGATTATTGACAGAATCCATGAGTCTGGATTCAGGATTGCAGCACAAAAAGAAACGAATTTAACCCGAGAGCTGGCAGAAGAGTTCTATGCTGAGCACAAAGGAAAGGAATACTATGATGATTTAGTGGAACACATGACTAG TGGACCAACTTACATAATGGTGCTATCACGAGAGGATGCCGTCCAAGGATGGAGACAGGTCATTGGTCCAACTGACCCCGAAAAGGCTAAGGAAGAGAACCCAGACTC ATTACGTGCAGCTTACGGCAAAAATATTCTCCAAAATGCAGTTCATGGTAGCTCAACGGCTGAGCACGCGGACGTGACTGTGAAGAAGATATTTggtgatttaaaatttgcaccAGATGGTACTGTCATAG CTGAGGATGTCCCAGAGCAACAAGAGAAGAaag gtGAGGAGGATACAGAGGCAGGAGAAGGGAAGGAACCAACTAATGAGACCAATGAACCCGTTTTATCAGAAGAACCCACAGAAAAAACACAACAAG AACCTGTGACAACTTCAAATACTGAGAAAGAACAGACTGCACCTGAAGTTAAAGAAG AAGAGAAGAAGGAAGAAGAACCACCAAAGGAAGATGCCACTAAGGAAGAGTCCAAACCAGCAGAAGAGTCCAAACCAGCAGAGGAAGAGTCCAAACCAGCAGAAGAGTCCAAACCAGCAGAGGAAGAGTCCAAACCAGCAGAAGAGCCTAAACCAGAGG AGTCCAAACCAGCAGAAGAAGCACCAAAGGAAGAAGAGAAAAAACCAG AATCACCAAAGCCTAATGAGGAACAAAAAG CTGAAGAACCTAAAAGTGAAGAGGCAAAAACTGATGACGCCAAAGTTGAGGAGGCTAAAGCAGAGGAAAGTGAACCAAAAACTGAACAAACTGAATCAAATGAGGAACAGAAGCCAG CTGAAGAAGGAGAGAAGAAAGAAGAAGAGAAGAAGGAGGAGGAAAAGAAGGAAGAAGCACCAGCTGAACAAG GTTGA
- the LOC105339818 gene encoding thioredoxin domain-containing protein 3 homolog isoform X16 — MARRKQEAQLQQEIETQEEWEDMLSKEGLFVVDIYQEWSGPCSCLIANLRRLKNELGDDLLRFAAAKADTIDALEKYRGHCEPCFLFYAGGVLVAVVRGANSPKILRTITEQLQQEHKVIDGQSERKEIKDPYISQLESQEKLDEDDQEKEEEDDSAEAKSRSQSRFAKEGKKEITVCLIKPDAVAAGKVPEIIADIEAHGIEILKNEERHLTEEEVRSFYSHLQEEPFFDELVSFMTSGNSHVLVLTKGRTGENVISEFRDLIGPTAVEEAKEAKPESLRAKYGEKTFMNALHGSSSEDMAMRELAFFFPDYVAPPAEGKPKLQRTLALIRPDAFKNHKEDILATISEAGFKVAMQKEMQLTREMAEEFYKEHKGQDYFEELITRMTCGPVLALGLAREDAITGWRHMLGPTEVEKAKSEAPESLRAKFALEETKINMLHGSDSEETAKKELEFFFPMEQTVAVIKPDAVGTKDEIIDRIHESGFRIAAQKETNLTRELAEEFYAEHKGKEYYDDLVEHMTSGPTYIMVLSREDAVQGWRQVIGPTDPEKAKEENPDSLRAAYGKNILQNAVHGSSTAEHADVTVKKIFGDLKFAPDGTVIAEDVPEQQEKKEGEEDTEAGEGKEPTNETNEPVLSEEPTEKTQQEEKKEEEPPKEDATKEESKPAEESKPAEEESKPAEESKPAEEESKPAEEPKPEESKPAEEAPKEEEKKPESPKPNEEQKAEEPKSEEAKTDDAKVEEAKAEESEPKTEQTESNEEQKPAEEGEKKEEEKKEEEKKEEAPAEQG; from the exons ATGGCTAGGCGTAAGCAGGAAGCGCAGCTGCAGCAAGAAATTGAGACTCAGGAAGAATGGGAGGACATGCTCTCAAAAGAGGGCCTCTTTG TTGTTGATATCTACCAAGAATGGAGTGGACCCTGTTCTTGTCTTATCGCAAATCTTCGCCGATTAAAAAATGAACTCGGAGACGACCTCCTTCGTTTTGCTGCT GCTAAAGCAGACACCATTGATGCTCTGGAGAAGTATCGGGGACATTGTGAACCATGCTTTCTCTTCTATGCT ggaGGTGTTTTGGTAGCAGTAGTCAGGGGAGCTAACTCTCCCAAAATTCTGAGAACCATCACTGAACAGCTCCAACAAGAGCATAAAGTCATTGATGGACAGTCAGAGAGGAAGGAG ATAAAGGATCCTTACATTTCTCAGCTGGAATCTCAAGAAAAATTGGATGAGGATGATCAAGAGAAAGAGGAGGAAGATG ATTCTGCGGAAG CGAAAAGCCGTTCACAATCTCGGTTTGCCAAAG AGGGAAAGAAAGAGATCACCGTTTGTCTCATCAAGCCTGATGCTGTGGCCGCCGGAAAAGTGCCCGAGATCATTGCTGAT aTTGAGGCCCATGGCATCGAAATCCTGAAGAATGAAGAGCGCCACCTAACAGAGGAGGAAGTCAGGAGTTTCTACAGTCACCTGCAGGAGGAGCCATTCTTCGATGAACTGGTCAGCTTCATGACCAGTGGAAACTCCCACGTCCTGGTCCTGACGAAGGGAAGAACGGGAGAAAACGTCATCAGCGAGTTCAGGGATCTGATTGGTCCAACAGCGGTCGAGGAAGCTAAGGAGGCCAAGCCTGAGAG CTTGAGAGCCAAGTATGGTGAGAAGACATTCATGAACGCTCTTCATGGCAGCAGCTCAGAAGATATGGCAATGAG GGAATTAGCCTTCTTCTTCCCAGACTATGTTGCTCCACCTGCAGAAGGAAAGCCCAAACTTCAGAGAACATTGGCTCTTATTAGACCAGATGCCTTCAAGAACCATAAAG AGGATATCCTGGCAACTATTAGTGAAGCTGGCTTTAAGGTGGCCATGCAGAAGGAGATGCAGCTCACCAGAGAGATGGCTGAAGAGTTCTACAAGGAACACAAAGGCCAAGATTACTTCGAGGAACTCATCACAAGGATGACATG tggTCCTGTTTTGGCTCTTGGCCTGGCCAGAGAGGATGCCATCACAGGCTGGAGACACATGCTTGGACCCACTGAAGTAGAAAAAGCCAAATCGGAGGCACCAGAGAG TTTACGAGCAAAGTTTGCTCTTGAAGAAACCAAGATCAACATGTTGCACGGATCAGATTCAGAAGAGACAGCCAAGAAAGAATTGGAATTCTTCTTCCCAATGGAACAGACAGTTGCAGTCATTAAACCTGATGCTGTTGGAACAAAGG ATGAGATTATTGACAGAATCCATGAGTCTGGATTCAGGATTGCAGCACAAAAAGAAACGAATTTAACCCGAGAGCTGGCAGAAGAGTTCTATGCTGAGCACAAAGGAAAGGAATACTATGATGATTTAGTGGAACACATGACTAG TGGACCAACTTACATAATGGTGCTATCACGAGAGGATGCCGTCCAAGGATGGAGACAGGTCATTGGTCCAACTGACCCCGAAAAGGCTAAGGAAGAGAACCCAGACTC ATTACGTGCAGCTTACGGCAAAAATATTCTCCAAAATGCAGTTCATGGTAGCTCAACGGCTGAGCACGCGGACGTGACTGTGAAGAAGATATTTggtgatttaaaatttgcaccAGATGGTACTGTCATAG CTGAGGATGTCCCAGAGCAACAAGAGAAGAaag aaggtGAGGAGGATACAGAGGCAGGAGAAGGGAAGGAACCAACTAATGAGACCAATGAACCCGTTTTATCAGAAGAACCCACAGAAAAAACACAACAAG AAGAGAAGAAGGAAGAAGAACCACCAAAGGAAGATGCCACTAAGGAAGAGTCCAAACCAGCAGAAGAGTCCAAACCAGCAGAGGAAGAGTCCAAACCAGCAGAAGAGTCCAAACCAGCAGAGGAAGAGTCCAAACCAGCAGAAGAGCCTAAACCAGAGG AGTCCAAACCAGCAGAAGAAGCACCAAAGGAAGAAGAGAAAAAACCAG AATCACCAAAGCCTAATGAGGAACAAAAAG CTGAAGAACCTAAAAGTGAAGAGGCAAAAACTGATGACGCCAAAGTTGAGGAGGCTAAAGCAGAGGAAAGTGAACCAAAAACTGAACAAACTGAATCAAATGAGGAACAGAAGCCAG CTGAAGAAGGAGAGAAGAAAGAAGAAGAGAAGAAGGAGGAGGAAAAGAAGGAAGAAGCACCAGCTGAACAAG GTTGA
- the LOC105339818 gene encoding thioredoxin domain-containing protein 3 homolog isoform X12 — translation MARRKQEAQLQQEIETQEEWEDMLSKEGLFVVDIYQEWSGPCSCLIANLRRLKNELGDDLLRFAAAKADTIDALEKYRGHCEPCFLFYAGGVLVAVVRGANSPKILRTITEQLQQEHKVIDGQSERKEIKDPYISQLESQEKLDEDDQEKEEEDDSAEAKSRSQSRFAKEGKKEITVCLIKPDAVAAGKVPEIIADIEAHGIEILKNEERHLTEEEVRSFYSHLQEEPFFDELVSFMTSGNSHVLVLTKGRTGENVISEFRDLIGPTAVEEAKEAKPESLRAKYGEKTFMNALHGSSSEDMAMRELAFFFPDYVAPPAEGKPKLQRTLALIRPDAFKNHKEDILATISEAGFKVAMQKEMQLTREMAEEFYKEHKGQDYFEELITRMTCGPVLALGLAREDAITGWRHMLGPTEVEKAKSEAPESLRAKFALEETKINMLHGSDSEETAKKELEFFFPMEQTVAVIKPDAVGTKDEIIDRIHESGFRIAAQKETNLTRELAEEFYAEHKGKEYYDDLVEHMTSGPTYIMVLSREDAVQGWRQVIGPTDPEKAKEENPDSLRAAYGKNILQNAVHGSSTAEHADVTVKKIFGDLKFAPDGTVIAEDVPEQQEKKEGEEDTEAGEGKEPTNETNEPVLSEEPTEKTQQEPVTTSNTEKEQTAPEVKEEEKKEEEPPKEDATKEESKPAEESKPAEEESKPAEESKPAEEESKPAEEAPKEEEKKPESPKPNEEQKAEEPKSEEAKTDDAKVEEAKAEESEPKTEQTESNEEQKPAEEGEKKEEEKKEEEKKEEAPAEQG, via the exons ATGGCTAGGCGTAAGCAGGAAGCGCAGCTGCAGCAAGAAATTGAGACTCAGGAAGAATGGGAGGACATGCTCTCAAAAGAGGGCCTCTTTG TTGTTGATATCTACCAAGAATGGAGTGGACCCTGTTCTTGTCTTATCGCAAATCTTCGCCGATTAAAAAATGAACTCGGAGACGACCTCCTTCGTTTTGCTGCT GCTAAAGCAGACACCATTGATGCTCTGGAGAAGTATCGGGGACATTGTGAACCATGCTTTCTCTTCTATGCT ggaGGTGTTTTGGTAGCAGTAGTCAGGGGAGCTAACTCTCCCAAAATTCTGAGAACCATCACTGAACAGCTCCAACAAGAGCATAAAGTCATTGATGGACAGTCAGAGAGGAAGGAG ATAAAGGATCCTTACATTTCTCAGCTGGAATCTCAAGAAAAATTGGATGAGGATGATCAAGAGAAAGAGGAGGAAGATG ATTCTGCGGAAG CGAAAAGCCGTTCACAATCTCGGTTTGCCAAAG AGGGAAAGAAAGAGATCACCGTTTGTCTCATCAAGCCTGATGCTGTGGCCGCCGGAAAAGTGCCCGAGATCATTGCTGAT aTTGAGGCCCATGGCATCGAAATCCTGAAGAATGAAGAGCGCCACCTAACAGAGGAGGAAGTCAGGAGTTTCTACAGTCACCTGCAGGAGGAGCCATTCTTCGATGAACTGGTCAGCTTCATGACCAGTGGAAACTCCCACGTCCTGGTCCTGACGAAGGGAAGAACGGGAGAAAACGTCATCAGCGAGTTCAGGGATCTGATTGGTCCAACAGCGGTCGAGGAAGCTAAGGAGGCCAAGCCTGAGAG CTTGAGAGCCAAGTATGGTGAGAAGACATTCATGAACGCTCTTCATGGCAGCAGCTCAGAAGATATGGCAATGAG GGAATTAGCCTTCTTCTTCCCAGACTATGTTGCTCCACCTGCAGAAGGAAAGCCCAAACTTCAGAGAACATTGGCTCTTATTAGACCAGATGCCTTCAAGAACCATAAAG AGGATATCCTGGCAACTATTAGTGAAGCTGGCTTTAAGGTGGCCATGCAGAAGGAGATGCAGCTCACCAGAGAGATGGCTGAAGAGTTCTACAAGGAACACAAAGGCCAAGATTACTTCGAGGAACTCATCACAAGGATGACATG tggTCCTGTTTTGGCTCTTGGCCTGGCCAGAGAGGATGCCATCACAGGCTGGAGACACATGCTTGGACCCACTGAAGTAGAAAAAGCCAAATCGGAGGCACCAGAGAG TTTACGAGCAAAGTTTGCTCTTGAAGAAACCAAGATCAACATGTTGCACGGATCAGATTCAGAAGAGACAGCCAAGAAAGAATTGGAATTCTTCTTCCCAATGGAACAGACAGTTGCAGTCATTAAACCTGATGCTGTTGGAACAAAGG ATGAGATTATTGACAGAATCCATGAGTCTGGATTCAGGATTGCAGCACAAAAAGAAACGAATTTAACCCGAGAGCTGGCAGAAGAGTTCTATGCTGAGCACAAAGGAAAGGAATACTATGATGATTTAGTGGAACACATGACTAG TGGACCAACTTACATAATGGTGCTATCACGAGAGGATGCCGTCCAAGGATGGAGACAGGTCATTGGTCCAACTGACCCCGAAAAGGCTAAGGAAGAGAACCCAGACTC ATTACGTGCAGCTTACGGCAAAAATATTCTCCAAAATGCAGTTCATGGTAGCTCAACGGCTGAGCACGCGGACGTGACTGTGAAGAAGATATTTggtgatttaaaatttgcaccAGATGGTACTGTCATAG CTGAGGATGTCCCAGAGCAACAAGAGAAGAaag aaggtGAGGAGGATACAGAGGCAGGAGAAGGGAAGGAACCAACTAATGAGACCAATGAACCCGTTTTATCAGAAGAACCCACAGAAAAAACACAACAAG AACCTGTGACAACTTCAAATACTGAGAAAGAACAGACTGCACCTGAAGTTAAAGAAG AAGAGAAGAAGGAAGAAGAACCACCAAAGGAAGATGCCACTAAGGAAGAGTCCAAACCAGCAGAAGAGTCCAAACCAGCAGAGGAAGAGTCCAAACCAGCAGAAGAGTCCAAACCAGCAGAGGAAGAGTCCAAACCAGCAGAAGAG GCACCAAAGGAAGAAGAGAAAAAACCAG AATCACCAAAGCCTAATGAGGAACAAAAAG CTGAAGAACCTAAAAGTGAAGAGGCAAAAACTGATGACGCCAAAGTTGAGGAGGCTAAAGCAGAGGAAAGTGAACCAAAAACTGAACAAACTGAATCAAATGAGGAACAGAAGCCAG CTGAAGAAGGAGAGAAGAAAGAAGAAGAGAAGAAGGAGGAGGAAAAGAAGGAAGAAGCACCAGCTGAACAAG GTTGA